The segment CACGTCCGCTTCGTGTTGTGCATCATCGGGTCCTCGTAGCTCGTCTCCTCCGGCTCGACGAGCGCCTCCAGGTCGTCCTCGTCGTGGCGCTCGACGAAGTCCCGGAACGTCTCCGAGCCATCGCGCTGGGCCTTGTACGAGTCGACGAGGTTCGCGATCGCGCCCGGGACCTCGTCCGCGGGGATGCGCTCGCCGACCCAGTCCGCGAACCGCGGGTTCTCGCCGAGGCCGCCACCGAGGCCGAGGTCGAACGCCTCCACGGGCTCGCCGTCCTTCCGCGTCTTCATCCCCCTGAGGGAGACGTCCGCGATCTGGGGCTGCGCGCACGACGCCGTGCAGCCCGAGAGGTGGACGTGGAAGTCCTCGACCTCGTCGGGGAGGTCGACGGTGTCGCGGAGGTGTCGCGCGTACCGGACCATCCGGTTCTTCGTCTCGACGATCGAGAGCGAGCAGAACTCCGTGCCCGTGCACGCGATCGAGCCACGCATGAACGGGCTCGGGTCGGGTTCGTAGTCCACGAGAAGGTCCTCGGCGAGCAGCTCGTCGAGGTTCTCGTCGGGAACGTCCGTGACGATGACGTTCTGACGTTGGGTCAGGCGAACCTCGCCGCTGCCGTACTCGTCGGCGAGGTCGGCGAGTTCGAGGACGTCCTCCGTCCCCATCCGGCCGACGAGGACGTTCAAGCCGACGTAGTTCTTCCCGTCCGCCTGCGGATGCACGCCGACGTGGTCGTCGTGCCCGTCGCCCTCCCGGCCCGCGTTGTAGCTGTACTCGTCGCGGAAGTCCTCGCCCGCGGACTGGAGTTCGAAGTCGACGAACTCCTCCTGGAGGACCCGGCGGACCTTCTCGGCGCCCCACTCGTCGACGAGGAACTTGATGCGCGCCGAGTAGCGGTCCTCGCGGTTCCCGTACGCCTCGAACAGCGCCGAGACGCCGTCCGCGACCTTCGCCGCCTTCCCGTGGGGCACGAACACGTCGATGTCGCGCGCGAGCCGCGGCTCGTTCCGCGCGAGCCCGCCACCGACGCGGACGTTGTACCCCTTCACGCCGTCCTTCGTCGCCGGCTCGAACGAGAGGTCGTTGATGTCGCCCTGCCCGCAACCCTCGCGGCAGCCGTTGACCGCGACCTTCCACTTCCGGGGCATGTTCTCGTACCGGTCGTTCTCCTTGAACTCGCGCTGGAAGTCGTACACGGTCTCCAAGGCGTCGACGTGCTCGTGTTCGTCCTTCCCCGCGACCGGACAGCCGACGATGTTCCGCCACGAATCACCGCACGCCTGCACCGTCGAGAGGCCCGCGGACTCGAGCGCGTCCCAGACCTCGACGATGTCCTCGACCTTGATCCAGTGCAGCTGGATCGCCTGCCGGGTCGTGTAGTCCGCCCACGAATCGCCGAACTCCGGATTCGAGACGGGACCGCTCGCGTACTCCTGCGCGACCTCGCCGACCACGCGCAACTGTCCGGGCTCCAGCACGCCGTTCGGCGTCCCGATCCGCATCATGAAGTAGCTCTCTTGGCCCGCGCGCTGGTGGTACAACCCGTACCACTTGAAGCGCTCGAACCACGCGTCGCGTTCGTCCTCCGGGATCGAGTCCCATCCCTCCGCCGCGAACCGCTCGATGTGCTCGCGGATGTCGGTACCATAGACCTCGGCCTTCCACTCCTCGACGTCCGTGGGCATCCTTGAACGAGCAGACGCGCCACGGGGTCATACCCCCAGCCGTCGCGTCAGGAATCCCCCGTACTCCCCGGAACCGGAGAATACTGCGACCCCGAGCACGGCCTACACGACCGGTTCGCTCGTCGCCCGCACCCCATCCGGCGGGTACGCGCGGAACGACCCGTCGAGGACGCGCCCGACGCCCAGCCCCGCGAACGTCTGCTTCTCGCCGCAGTCCACGCAGCGACCGACGCCGTCGACGACGACCTCCCGGCCGTCCACGCCGACGTCCGTGAACGCCTCCAGGAGGACGAACGCCGTCGAACACGAACAGAAGTCCGTCGCCACGAACGGCCAGACGTCCGTCGTCGCCACCTGCCGGCGGTTGTCCACGGACACCCACGCACCGTCGTCGAGAACGCGGAGTTGCGTCGTCATACCCCCACTCCGGCCGCCACAACCAAGGCCCCGTCGGGGACCGCAAACGTCCGTGCCGTCCACGACGCCACCACGCGCCCAGAGCCACTCGCCGTCGGTCGATTACGGCCCGCAATCGACGACCGAGATACCGGAAACCCCCTCCGGTACCCGTGAGTGCCGGACACGATTGGGGCCACGGACTCCCTTAACCCCGCCCCGTCCGTACGACCTCTCGATGACTCCCCCCCACGCCACCGACGACCCGCCAGCGGAACCCGGACCGAGCGCGGCGACGCAGACGAACGCAGCGAACGACGTCGCCCCATCGGCCGACGTCGCACCCGAACTCCACGAGGACACCGACGCATGACCGCCACCGACGCCGAACCCGAGGACGCCGTCGACGACGTCGAGCACACCGACGACGAAGCCGACCGCGACGACGCACACCTCCGGGACGTCGAACCCGGCGCCGGCTGCACCGAGATCTGGGAGCACCTCTCGGAGACCCGCGACGAATAGAGCCCACGGTTTTTCTCCACGCGCCCCCAACGAACACCAGATGCCAGACGAGGACGTGCCGCGCGCCGACCGGACCTCGCCCGTCGGGAAGCCCGTCATCCGCGGCGACCCAGCGATCACGGGCCAGACGCCGGAGGAAGCGGTCCAGTTCGACCCCGACGACCCCGAGAGCGTCGCCCTCGCCGCTGACACCGTCGCGCGGTTCGCGACCAGTAGCGTCGGCGACGACGACCACGTGTACGTCCTCCGCGGCGCCGCCGCGTGCGCCGCCCTCGTCCGCGGCGTCGGCTCGTACAAGACCGCCGCCGAACGCACCGACGGCGCCGCCACCGTCTCCTTCATCCGGAAGTGGGCGCGCGTC is part of the Halorubellus sp. JP-L1 genome and harbors:
- a CDS encoding nitrite/sulfite reductase, whose protein sequence is MPTDVEEWKAEVYGTDIREHIERFAAEGWDSIPEDERDAWFERFKWYGLYHQRAGQESYFMMRIGTPNGVLEPGQLRVVGEVAQEYASGPVSNPEFGDSWADYTTRQAIQLHWIKVEDIVEVWDALESAGLSTVQACGDSWRNIVGCPVAGKDEHEHVDALETVYDFQREFKENDRYENMPRKWKVAVNGCREGCGQGDINDLSFEPATKDGVKGYNVRVGGGLARNEPRLARDIDVFVPHGKAAKVADGVSALFEAYGNREDRYSARIKFLVDEWGAEKVRRVLQEEFVDFELQSAGEDFRDEYSYNAGREGDGHDDHVGVHPQADGKNYVGLNVLVGRMGTEDVLELADLADEYGSGEVRLTQRQNVIVTDVPDENLDELLAEDLLVDYEPDPSPFMRGSIACTGTEFCSLSIVETKNRMVRYARHLRDTVDLPDEVEDFHVHLSGCTASCAQPQIADVSLRGMKTRKDGEPVEAFDLGLGGGLGENPRFADWVGERIPADEVPGAIANLVDSYKAQRDGSETFRDFVERHDEDDLEALVEPEETSYEDPMMHNTKRTWYPYAEDDDMAASPAPTDRDGVPLDRGGDDAAPADD